A region of the Hydra vulgaris chromosome 12, alternate assembly HydraT2T_AEP genome:
GTTTTCTAATTATAACTTGCCGTGGCAGCCCTCCCTGAGTATCAAAAtaggattaaaaaataatttttttttaaactaatccCCTGACTGAGAAGCATAACTTAGaacttttaagattttaaataaagtgggGTGGCCCTAGGTACACGAACTTCccctacatacatacatacatacatacatacatacatacatacacacatacatacaaacatacatacatacatacatacatacatacatacatacatacatacatacatacatacatacatacatatatacatacatatatatatatatatataaacaattttaaaatgctctgctcttttatatatatatttaagaatatatatataaaagaatatatatatatatatatatatatatatatatatatatatatatatatatatatatatacatatacatatacatatacatatacatatacatatatacatatatacatatatacatatacatatacatatatatatatatatatacatatacaaatgtatataaatatatatatacatatatacatatatatatatacatatatatatatatacatatatatacatatatatatatatatatatatatatatatatatatatatacatatacatatatacatatacatatatatacatatgtatataaatatatatatacatatatacatatatatatatacatatgtatatatatatatatataaatatacatatatatacatacatatatatatatatatatatatatatatatatatatatatatatatataaatatacatatatatacatacatatatatatatatatatatatatatatatatatatatatatatatataaatatacatatatatacatacatatatatatatatatatatatatatatatatatatatatatatatatatatatatatacatatacatatacatatatacatatacatatacatatacatatacatatatatatatatacatatacaaatgtatataaatatatatatacatatatacatatatatatacatatatatatatatacatatatatacatatatatatatatatatatatacatatacatatatacatatacatatatatacatatgtatataaatatatatatacatatatacatatatatatatacatatgtatatatatatatataaatatacatatatatacatacatatatatatatatatacatatatatatatataaatatacatatatatacatacatatatatatatatatatatatatatatatatatatatatatatatatatatatatatatatatatatatatatatatatatatatatatatatatataatgatactTATAACATtccagttaaaaaatttattgaccaaattatattaaagaaatcatttgacatattttataaaaatattttattatgaccaAGTTTATTTCAAAAGATCGCCTACTAATATCTTGTGGGGCggaagcttttattttaatctcAAGAAGCAGAAATCTGTCTTTTTAGTCTATGGTACATAAATTCATCTAATGAACGTCTTCTCCACCAAACAATCAGGCAAAATAAAACtgacaaaacaaataaacaagcctgaaaaaaagtatttgataaAATGATATAAGCTCAAAACTcccttatcaaaaaatatttacaaacaaaaaataatattatctatatataacatttatacatttattaatatatataatattatgacaTATAATATAATgacatatatacatttgtaataTTATGAcacatacatttataaaacattggaacaaaattaaaactttggaaaagacaaattaaattttaaacttacttCAAAAACgcagaacttttttatttcataagttGTTGAATATGGGCaactaaaatcaaaagaaaaaacttttaaaagtacaataaaaatcttttaagcttaAATAATCAAATGATGAACAGGTTTCCTCTCTGaagtttctcctttttttttaacatcccTTTTTGGCATTTAACGGTTTCTTAGTATTGagatatgattaaaaaaattacataactactagcatttataaacattttataataaaacttgggTGATGctttaaacaacatttaaaaaatattatgttataaaacttggATGATGCTTCaaacaacatttgaaaaatattgattacacactatttttttaaatgaagtgttttcaaaagaataacaAATTCCAGAATAGAATAACAATATTATAGAACAGGGCTGATAAGtttaaatcaaatgaaaaagatccaaaaaaaataagtgacactgttaaaatttttaaatagctgATAAACAtgatatcatttttatcaactgaaaaaaaaaaaaaaattggaaactaGATATCTAATctttctgaaaatgaaaatgaagctgCAATGACCTTTGCAGCTAAAGAGTTTAAGAACTTGTTACCAataatattcaagttaaaaCCTGAATCTGCTCCATTCGATAAAAGCTATTTGTATAgtgaatctatttttaaaaatgtatcacCATTAGGGTGGTCTATAACTCaacctaattttgaaatttcataaaTCGTAGATTATGACGTTTTAGATTTTcaacaaacaatttttgatttttatatttacacctAATTAAAATATGTACCACTAGTTTTCCAACCTACTAAATTATTAACCTACTGTATTTTTGACCTATTGAATTTTCAATCTACTGAATATTCAACCTAAtgtaatttccattttttaactACGTCTTTCCGGTGTgtgtattttgtatattttgttgttaatttgaaTACAAGCCAAATTTGATCAGCCTTGGCGCAGTGGTTGAAGCCAAGTGCTGAATTCTTCAGAATCAGGAGGTATAAGGTTTGATGAATGCTTGgaaaacattaaatgttaatttaaaaaaaaaattccaaatttaaaaaaataacgttaaaaacACAGACCagataatttgttaaaaattaatctcAAATTGGTTGAAAAAGGAAATCTATAAAAtaggtcaaaaaataaatcggttaaaaataaaacaatttaggCTTCAGTAGGTTATCTAAAAGTTGGTTCCTCTTTTTAGTAGATGTTCTTTCTGTAGAACAACTTAGTAGGTCGAGATTTTTGTAGGTCTAATTATCTCACAGGACCAATAGAATTGTGGAAATCTCTAAAATCTTTGGACTGCAACATCATTATAGATATTGGTTTGTTAAACGCACCAGCTTCTAGTGCtagaattaaaagaattttttcgaCTTTTGGGCTTGTTCATTCCAATTTAAGAAACAAGATGGCAGTAGAAAAAGCTGCAAAGCTTGTTTTTATATACAGAACATTAAATAATGATGTATTGGTTGATGCATTACAGTAGTAAtgttaatagaaaatataatttactcaagtaaaatgactaatgctttttttaattgaaaaagtgcACTAAACactgcctttttttaaaaaaagaagtttttaaatggtttggtttttgtttgtttttttaaaaactcatggtttttagtttttttttaaacaactcatggtttttggtttttttttaaaaactcaaggtttttggttgtttttttttaaaaacccatggtttttgttttgtctttttttttaaatttatggtttatgggttttttttaaaaaaacccatggtttttttttttaaaaacccatggttttttttttttttttaaaaaaaaaacccatggtttttattgatttttttttaaaaaccatggtttttgttgttttttttaaaaaccaatggtttttgtttttttaaaaactcacggtttttggtttttttttaaaaacccatggtttttgttttgtttttttaaaaaaattcatggtTTAtggggttttttgtttttttataaaaacccatagtttttttttttttttttttaaaaaacccatggtttttgttttgtttttttaaaaaaattcatggtttatgggttttttttttaaaaatatgttgttgtttttttaatttttttgcaacctGAAATAGAGTTTCAGAATATCAATCAATTTGGCttcattgcaaaattaacaaaaaaatacattttgaaacaaaattaataaaagttaataaaacaaaaaataaatgaaaaatagaccttaaaacatgtttttcttttgacaaaaaacattCAACTGTTTGTACATTTCCAGTCTGTTGACATGCTTgttcaaatttctaaaaattgaattgaatattatataaaatttggaCTAATTTTTTGAACTGGATAAAAAGGATATTAAACTCCAGAACAACGAAAGGATATTAAACACCAGAACAACAAAAGGATATTAAACACCAGAACAAAAAAATCTCAGCAATTAAAACATAAGTTAAacgttttgaataaatatttttaatcaaataaattaaagatgACAGGTCGATGgttataaaaagttgaaaatagttttaaagttttgttatctaaaatatctttaagatCCACTGTTCAACATCCTTGGCCTTGGTAGCAAACAATATAGCAAAGGTTTACATCAATCATAAATGCAAACCTTTGCTATATTGTTTACTACCAAGGATGATGAACAACGTATCTTATAGGTTCTACCTTtgctttttgactttttttgaatttttcttgtTATCTCTGATCGAAGGTACAGCTCTAAACTCAGTTTAACAGTTCTGAGGCTGACTGGTTGTAAGGTTTCCTGAATACCAGAGGTATTCAGGAAACCTTAATCAATCTGATCTTATCAACACCTGTAAAATTTCAGAGTATTTACAGTGCCATGTTACAGGTGGATAGTGTTTTTGTAGTGATTTTAGTGTGCATTGTTGAGGTCACAAAAGGACTGTTTTGGCACAACTTGGGGTTAACTAGCAATACAAGGCTACTGCAGAGCTTGTTGAATGGGATGCCATGCACTGGAAAAATGATCACCACCACCTGATTGTTTAATATGccttttataaatactattagtcttcaaagtaactttttacctgttgaatcttaaaaattttccCACCTCACTTAAAAATTTACCCAACTTGCAAtttgtgaaaataatttgaatttgccGTTTAACCTTCTCATCTCAGTATTATTAACTTCTTTGATTCAAAAAGTATGAAATATTCACATACTTACAACTATATTCAATTACCTACACTctttgatttatgttttatgtctGACCTGAATTCGTGCTCAGTTTCTTTAACACACCTCTTTGTGTTTTTCACACATCTATTAATCATTAAGagaaatgtttttagaaaacaaacaTCTTTATATTGATGCAAGAAACCAAAATGCAAAAAGGTGATGTCTAATCCATTGTTCTCAGTTTACCAAATCTCGTACTTTATCATAGAAGTTGGACTCCTAGAAACCTTTAAACAATCTTTATCAAAGGAAAGTATAGCATTCCAGCTCTAAAACATTGttctgatcttattacctcacCCGCAGATAAGACAGACTATTTGCAAAGATCTTTCTTTTAATTCATCACTTGAATCTAATGACTACACTCTTCCTACCATTCCAGAGAAACAGATTAATCTCCTGTTGGACATCTACATTACTCTGGCTTCTATTGCTAAAGTCATTTCTTAATTAAACTGTTCTCAGATTGTAGTCTGGACATCATTCATACTATAGTCTGACAAAAGCTTTTCCCAGAAcactctaaactatttaataagtggtTAACTGAAACTTGCTTTCTTGCTCATAAATAGTGTCTGCAGTTTTCTTAGATAATAAATATGGGTTTTGATATACAGCTGAGTAGTTAACTGATATAACTGAAAGGCTCAATTGTAGTTTAGATAAAGGCAGTGAAACAAGGACTATTGCTCTTAACCTATCAAAGGTGTTCTATAAAGTTTGACCtgctggtcttcttcataagctttcTTTATATGGTGGAactggaaaagtttttaaaattaataaatcattgCACTTAAACTACAGTATTAAATTCGTCCTTGAAAGCCAAcactcatttattttttgagtaACTTTTGGGGTACTTCAAGGTTCTATACTTGGTCCTGTAttgttttcatcaatattattgATCTTTATGATAATCAGACAAACTGCAgtcttgataaaaagttatcacacttttaaaattaaagcagGCAGtcatcttgaatctgatcttaATTCTGTGAGAGTTTGgagcttgcagtggcttgtgaattttaatctaaacaaaaattagttaCTTACTGCCAACAATTATTGCAAATATTCGTGATGCTCCTATATTGATGGATGGCAACACCCTTACTGAGTCTTCTGCTTTACATCTTCTCagattatcatttactactgacctctcatggaaacctTAAATACAATCCATTGCAAAGTTGAAACTGctaaggtaatttttttatctcctGCTTGCCATAACCTTATTTATAATTCCATCCTTattctctacaaatctcttattcttCACTATATGAAATACTGTCATATATGGGCTGGTTTATCTAATGATGCTTTGGCTTTTCTAGACaagatctaaaaatatatatttttagatcttGTCTAAAAAAGCCAAAGCATCATTAGATAAACCAGCCCATATATGACAGTAAATGCAGTTTGTCCAAGCCTAAGCCTCTGTATCATCATTTTCATGATGTTTTTTGGATTGAGACTCTATCCCATCATCTTTGCCCCATCAAAGATGTATCTTTTTCTCAttctacaaatattatcatGGTTGTTACTTAAATGAGCTATTATATCAATACTTTAGAAATCTTTCCCATCTTAATGTTTTCCCGGAACAATTTACACCATTTTAAGTCTACAACCACTTTCTTTCTCTTGAATAAAATTCTTCTCTGGTAACTCAACCTTAAATAGCGGTTAGCTGCAGTGTTGTTGAGATTAAgttaatatgattttaaaaaaacttcacttATGTGGGCTTCTAAAATATCACTCAGCATTTAAGTCAACATAATTCTTATATATTTCAACACAAcactaaattatatatttatatattttaacagaaCACTTATATATTCTGCtcagattaatttttaaaatgctgacTTCAATCtagacatttttaaataacaaaaaaagaaaaaaaaaaactagaatctCATCAAAGCTATAACTACATATATTTCATTTCTCATCTGCTGAACTCAACTCGTTTGTGTTTATttgaacaataatataaatgacTTAGCGACAAACCAGACTATACAACAAATATGttgaaatgaaataattatacgcaaagtttaaaagtttttaacaaaagccattaaactaaaaaaattaagagcAATTGCAGTTCAAtacacttaaaaattttaagtagcTTTTGCAAAGAAACACTacatgaatctttttttaatataaactaatttttttcaactttgttgTATAGGCTGATTTGGCACTTAACCATCCTAactatttgttgaaaaaattgaaatgactTAGCAATTAATGAACACTtctttttttacagaaaaaatcaaaaaataaatatttaaataaatgaataaaagaaaaaatatataaataaataatattttaaaagaaagaaacaaaaatcaagaaaatacaatcaaaaaatttaatgatattattttaaaattatttacataaaatatttaatgacatTTAATGGTATCTTAACTCATCAAGaaattgctgaagtttttttatgtaatttatgttttctgtttgtttagtattaaaatttagtatCTATTGTTGCTTTTCtgtttttgtatgttttgctgtttatgatttattatttttttatttttatgtcattttatttatcaataaaacttaattattccccctttttatttttttgagataataagtaataagagtgattaaaaaaaaagaagaaatgagTAAGTGAGAAAAGTGAAAACCTAATAATTccctttacttttttaagatgATAATTAAAGCGAGTGGTCTTTCGGTCATTCTAGAGAATATTTTTCCAAAGAtgacaattattttttctcaattatttactatttaaatgtTACAAATTTGAGATCTATAGAAAAACACTTCTTTAtgctaataacaaaaaaaaaacttagttttttattttataaataaaaatttagttttgtattaaCCTTGTtgattatttcaatttattttcttaagatTTGCCTATGACAGATCAACTTTTAGAACTTCTATTTATAACATGAATGGAtctcagtttttaataaaaatagagggaaattttataggtttttttaattaactattagaaagagaagcaacattatgac
Encoded here:
- the LOC136087737 gene encoding uncharacterized protein LOC136087737, producing MSYCGSSFIFMKIFAGVVLLCVALLLVKGFTFVFPSVKPVGYTVQNNMSNLTCASGEDYRVIKDCNFCSSYDMKFEQACQQTGNVQTVECFLSKEKHVLSCPYSTTYEIKKFCVFEACLFVLSVLFCLIVWWRRRSLDEFMYHRLKRQISAS